In Frankiaceae bacterium, one genomic interval encodes:
- a CDS encoding DEAD/DEAH box helicase translates to MQAPLVTKAPMPAATSFQSAGLPTPLTRLLTNRGITTPFAIQAAVLPDALAGHDVLGRAPTGSGKTLAFGLPLLARVAGKQRMKKRPRVLVLLPTRELAEQVGTVLAPLGQTLSLEVATVYGGTSIGRQITRLVRGVDVLVATPGRLIDLMERGAVSLDSIEIAVLDEADHLCDLGFLPVMKQLLDLVPAGGQRMLFSATLDGAVDVLVRRYLNEPVLVEVDAPETDTEPVTHRLVDVRSRDDKPAAIADLVRGLSRSIVFVRTKHGADRLAKQLSRHGVDAGSLHGGLAQNARTRALAAFSEGRSRVLVATDVAARGLHVDGIELVIHADLPTESKVFSHRSGRTGRAGATGEVVTLVLPEETGSARRLLAQAQVSAA, encoded by the coding sequence GTGCAGGCACCGCTGGTCACCAAGGCCCCGATGCCGGCCGCCACGTCGTTCCAGAGCGCCGGCCTCCCCACTCCGCTGACGCGCCTGCTCACCAACCGCGGCATCACGACGCCGTTCGCGATCCAGGCCGCCGTGCTGCCGGACGCGCTCGCGGGCCACGACGTCCTCGGCCGCGCGCCGACGGGCTCGGGCAAGACGCTGGCGTTCGGCCTGCCGCTGCTGGCGCGCGTCGCCGGCAAGCAGCGCATGAAGAAGCGCCCCCGCGTGCTCGTCCTGCTCCCGACGCGCGAGCTCGCCGAGCAGGTCGGCACGGTGCTGGCACCGCTGGGCCAGACGCTGAGCCTGGAGGTCGCCACGGTCTACGGCGGCACGTCGATCGGCCGCCAGATCACCCGCCTGGTCCGCGGCGTGGACGTTCTCGTCGCGACGCCGGGTCGTCTCATCGACCTCATGGAACGCGGCGCGGTCAGCCTCGACAGCATCGAGATCGCCGTGCTCGACGAGGCCGACCACCTCTGCGACCTCGGCTTCCTCCCGGTCATGAAGCAGCTGCTCGACCTGGTGCCGGCGGGCGGGCAGCGGATGCTGTTCTCCGCGACGCTGGACGGCGCGGTGGACGTCCTCGTCCGCCGCTACCTGAACGAGCCCGTGCTCGTCGAGGTCGACGCCCCCGAGACCGACACCGAGCCGGTGACGCACCGCCTGGTCGACGTCCGCAGCCGCGACGACAAGCCGGCCGCCATCGCCGACCTGGTGCGCGGGCTGAGCCGCTCGATCGTGTTCGTCCGTACGAAGCACGGCGCCGACCGCCTCGCGAAGCAGCTGTCACGCCACGGCGTCGACGCGGGCTCGCTGCACGGCGGGCTCGCGCAGAACGCGCGCACGCGCGCGCTGGCGGCGTTCAGCGAGGGTCGTTCACGCGTGCTCGTCGCGACCGACGTCGCGGCGCGCGGGCTGCACGTGGACGGCATCGAGCTGGTCATCCACGCGGACCTGCCGACGGAGTCGAAGGTGTTCTCGCACCGCTCGGGCCGTACGGGCCGCGCGGGCGCCACGGGCGAGGTCGTCACGCTGGTGCTCCCCGAGGAGACCGGCAGCGCCCGCCGCCTGCTCGCGCAGGCTCAGGTCAGCGCGGCGTAG